The proteins below are encoded in one region of Rhododendron vialii isolate Sample 1 chromosome 7a, ASM3025357v1:
- the LOC131332933 gene encoding pentatricopeptide repeat-containing protein At1g63330-like — protein sequence MACKGLKPDTVIYTTLLQGLLTLFTLGRCDAAESLFDEMMCRGPKPNIVTYSVLLDGFLKNHKIVKAIEVFRSMQDQAKGLKSNVKIYNAMISGPCKENLLDEAEELLLQMEGDGCPPNDLTYNIVVWVFLKKGNKPKGMMLLQEMINKNFSPDASTMATLIDLLLAGGGDSDYLKMIHNLASRDRKTMS from the exons ATGGCTTGTAAAGGGTTAAAACCTGATACTGTAATTTACACCACTTTGTTACAGGGTTTGTTAACTTTGTTTACATTAGGAAGGTGCGATGCTGCAGAGAGTCTTTTTGATGAGATGATGTGTAGAGGTCCAAAACCTAACATTGTAACTTACTCAGTTTTATTGGACGGCTTCTTGAAGAACCACAAAATTGTCAAGGCAATAGAGGTGTTCCGTTCAATGCAAGATCAAG CTAAAGGTTTGAAATCCAATGTTAAGATTTATAATGCAATGATTAGTGGACCTTGTAAGGAGAACTTGCTGGATGAAGCCGAGGAGTTACTCTTGCAGATGGAGGGAGATGGGTGCCCACCAAATGATTTGACTTACAATATTGTGGTTTGGGTATTCCTAAAGAAGGGAAACAAACCCAAGGGTATGATGCTTCTACAAGAAATGATCAACAAGAATTTCTCACCAGATGCATCCACCATGGCCACGTTAATCGATTTACTCTTGGCTGGTGGCGGGGACAGCGATTATCTCAAAATGATCCACAATCTTGCGTCGAGGGATAGAAAAACCATGTCCTAG
- the LOC131332932 gene encoding pentatricopeptide repeat-containing protein At1g62670, mitochondrial-like, with protein MVVSIEENLFTSVEENLFTEVNLNRPKQIWTIRNTLRRSKYTRGKQLVYRGSVEGISLLLSLNCNNLGGNIGLFHTQIPTNPFAPNSLAKMGPAQIKKLVFEKHKLGFDKLDHGLSLFRRMVQLRSRLSVIDFSQLLRAIDKMKQYSTVISLFREYRDLGIPINEYTLAILINCFCRINRVDYGFAILGIIFKCGYKADLNTLTTLINGYILQDVNTFTSLINGYILQDNTDAVKLFLRLTKQRDIIRDEVTYGTIINGLCKLGNTTMAVELVRSMQKWHCKPNAVIYSTIIDNLCKDGNVDDALILLSQMREWDVTPNVVTYTSLVDGLCKLGRGMDAMRMLSDMIEQNIFPDVIMYSMLVDAFCKEGKTKEAEGILAIMI; from the exons ATGGTTGTTTCCATTGAGGAAAACTTATTTACTTCCGTTGaggaaaacttatttacggaggtgaatttgaaccgtccaaaacaaaTTTGGACCATCCGAAATACTCTTAGACGGTCCAAATACACCCGCGGTAAACAACTTGTTTACCGCGGCTCCGT GGAAGGTATATCTCTTCTCCTTTCCCTCAACTGTAACAATTTGGGAGGCAATATAGGGTTGTTtcacacccaaattccaacaaacCCTTTTGCTCCTAATTCCCTTGCAAAAATGGGTCCAGCTCAAATAAAGAAATTGGTGTTCGAAAAACACAAATTGGGTTTCGACAAGCTCGACCATGGTCTTAGTTTGTTCCGTCGAATGGTCCAACTTCGATCTCGTCTTTCGGTCATCGATTTTAGTCAGCTACTTCGGGCTATTGACAAAATGAAGCAGTATTCAACAGTAATCTCTTTATTTAGAGAATATCGAGACTTGGGAATTCCAATTAATGAGTACACGTTGGCTATTTTGATCAATTGTTTTTGCCGCATTAATAGAGTTGATTATGGGTTTGCTATCTTGGGTATCATCTTCAAATGTGGTTACAAAGCGGATTTGAACACGTTAACCACTCTAATAAATGGGTATATTTTACAAGATGTGAACACCTTCACCTCTCTAATAAATGGGTATATTTTACAAGACAACACTGATGCCGTGAAATTGTTCCTAAGGTTGACAAAACAAAGAGACATTATACGTGATGAGGTTACGTACGGGACCATCATAAACGGGCTTTGTAAACTTGGAAACACTACAATGGCTGTAGAGTTGGTCCGGAGTATGCAAAAATGGCATTGCAAGCCTAATGCCGTGATTTATAGCACAATCATTGACAACCTTTGCAAGGATGGAAATGTAGATGATGCTTTGATCCTATTGTCACAGATGAGAGAGTGGGATGTTACGCCAAACGTGGTTACCTATACTTCTTTAGTTGATGGGTTATGCAAATTAGGTCGAGGGATGGATGCCATGAGAATGTTGAGTGACATGATAGAGCAAAATATATTTCCAGATGTTATAATGTATAGTATGTTGGTGGATGCATTTTGCAAGGAGGGAAAGACAAAAGAAGCAGAGGGTATACTCGCGATCATGATTTGA